Proteins from a genomic interval of Acidimicrobiia bacterium:
- a CDS encoding nucleotidyltransferase family protein: MSRQTQHSSGFRSPASSSVLAVILAAGAGSRFQGENHKLLASFRGHTVIGEAVANALAAGFAEVVVVTGAVELGKVLPPAVTLVHNPAWQQGQATSLQTAIAYAESKGYEAVVVGLGDQPFIQPETWKDLASALGPIAVATYDGLRRNPVKLHREVWGLLPREGDAGARVLIKARPDLVVEVPAFGAPVDIDTVEDLAEWT; this comes from the coding sequence ATGTCGAGGCAAACCCAACACTCCAGTGGTTTCAGAAGCCCAGCCTCTTCGTCAGTGTTGGCCGTGATTTTGGCCGCCGGCGCTGGCAGCCGTTTCCAAGGTGAGAACCATAAACTCTTGGCAAGCTTTCGCGGGCACACCGTCATTGGCGAGGCGGTAGCTAACGCTCTGGCAGCAGGTTTTGCCGAGGTGGTGGTGGTGACTGGGGCGGTTGAACTGGGAAAAGTGCTACCGCCAGCGGTGACATTGGTTCACAATCCGGCATGGCAACAAGGTCAGGCCACATCGTTGCAAACCGCTATTGCCTATGCTGAGAGCAAAGGCTATGAGGCGGTGGTGGTTGGGCTGGGTGACCAGCCTTTTATCCAGCCCGAAACCTGGAAAGACCTGGCCTCTGCCCTAGGCCCCATTGCAGTTGCTACCTATGATGGATTGCGTCGTAATCCGGTGAAACTTCATCGGGAGGTTTGGGGGCTGCTGCCCCGGGAAGGTGACGCTGGTGCCAGGGTGTTGATTAAAGCCCGGCCAGATTTGGTAGTTGAGGTGCCCGCTTTCGGAGCGCCGGTCGATATTGACACCGTGGAGGATCTTGCGGAATGGACTTAA
- a CDS encoding XdhC/CoxI family protein, producing the protein MSLFRRMAQKIRDEEPVALATVISGGDVGAKMLVSPDAAVLGTLGHERLDAVVARDAKAELAAGRSGVRHYGLAGEVARDEVEVFIEAFGPPPQIWLFGAVDFTAAIGRVAKTLGYRVVVCDARSVFATAQRFPMADEIVVDWPHRLIEERGALLGLRDAICVLTHDAKFDVPAIMAALRTDVGYIGALGSRRTDIDRRERLRNAGATEAQLERVQGPIGLDIGAATPEETGVATMAEIILLRSGRTGRPLTETEGSVHR; encoded by the coding sequence GTGTCGCTGTTTCGTCGAATGGCCCAAAAAATTCGGGATGAAGAACCCGTAGCTTTGGCGACGGTCATTAGCGGGGGCGATGTGGGTGCCAAAATGTTGGTGTCGCCCGACGCCGCGGTTCTGGGCACGCTTGGCCACGAGCGCTTGGACGCGGTGGTGGCTCGAGACGCGAAAGCCGAGTTGGCGGCGGGACGTTCGGGGGTTCGTCATTACGGATTAGCAGGCGAGGTCGCTAGAGACGAAGTTGAAGTGTTCATTGAAGCGTTCGGCCCACCTCCCCAAATCTGGCTTTTTGGTGCCGTTGACTTCACGGCGGCCATTGGTCGGGTTGCTAAAACCTTGGGATATCGGGTGGTGGTCTGCGATGCCCGGTCGGTTTTCGCCACTGCGCAGCGTTTCCCCATGGCTGATGAAATCGTCGTCGATTGGCCGCATCGCTTAATCGAGGAACGCGGTGCATTGTTGGGGCTTCGCGATGCTATTTGCGTGTTAACCCACGACGCTAAGTTCGACGTTCCTGCCATTATGGCGGCGCTTCGAACCGACGTTGGTTATATAGGCGCTCTTGGTTCTAGACGCACCGATATTGATCGGCGTGAACGGTTGCGTAACGCCGGGGCAACTGAAGCTCAGCTTGAGCGGGTTCAAGGCCCTATTGGTCTCGACATTGGGGCCGCCACGCCCGAAGAAACCGGTGTTGCCACGATGGCGGAAATTATTTTGTTGCGCTCAGGACGTACTGGTCGTCCGCTCACTGAAACTGAAGGTTCGGTGCATCGCTAA
- a CDS encoding XdhC family protein yields MKDILDDIERWQGEGLRVALARVVDVEGSGPRLPGAAMAVAEDGTVAGSVSGGCVEGAVVSEALAVLGGAPPHMVTYGYSDADAMEVGLTCGGTVHLFIEELDW; encoded by the coding sequence ATGAAGGACATTCTGGATGACATTGAGCGATGGCAAGGCGAGGGTCTGCGGGTGGCTTTGGCGAGAGTGGTTGACGTTGAAGGTTCAGGGCCCCGTTTGCCAGGTGCCGCCATGGCGGTTGCCGAAGATGGCACCGTGGCCGGCTCGGTTTCTGGTGGCTGCGTGGAAGGTGCCGTGGTGAGTGAAGCTTTGGCGGTGCTTGGCGGTGCGCCTCCACATATGGTGACCTATGGCTATAGCGATGCCGATGCCATGGAAGTTGGTCTCACCTGTGGTGGAACCGTGCATCTTTTTATTGAAGAGCTGGACTGGTAG
- a CDS encoding VWA domain-containing protein, producing the protein MPLLERRHARGDCAAMGAGFHHAQRDAAYANVSNCEAKVNDGLDGQAVVSEAISFVESLRGAGLSVPVSASLSFLAAVATLGSAKLNNLYWAGSATLVTKPEDLELYNQVFKNFWLHRLPTGLPLTVQTTPLPVLSDDSESVPPASDEELRPINNPVVTLRYSAQEVLANKDFAACSAEELAEAHRLMTQIRFSAATRPARRFHPDLGGRGRLDLEHTLRKALRQGGETVSLVGQRSGVRPRRLVLLIDISGSMEPYARSLLRFVHAAVVGRTKVEAFTMATQLTRVTRQLSSRDPDEALALAAAEVEDWSGGTRLGEMLLHFNNQWGVRGMARGAIVTILSDGWDRGDPELLAEQMARLARVAHRIVWVNPLKASPGYEPLARGMAAALPFVDTFIEGHSLNALESLAKEIAA; encoded by the coding sequence ATGCCATTGCTCGAGCGCAGGCACGCTAGAGGCGATTGCGCGGCTATGGGAGCGGGCTTTCACCATGCACAACGTGATGCCGCCTACGCCAATGTCTCTAATTGCGAGGCCAAGGTAAATGATGGCCTAGATGGCCAAGCTGTGGTTAGCGAGGCGATTTCATTTGTTGAATCATTGCGTGGCGCTGGCTTGTCGGTCCCGGTGTCGGCCAGTTTGTCGTTCCTGGCGGCCGTGGCAACTCTAGGTTCGGCCAAGCTAAATAATCTGTATTGGGCGGGCTCGGCGACCCTAGTGACCAAACCTGAAGACCTCGAGCTTTACAACCAGGTGTTCAAGAACTTTTGGCTGCACCGTTTGCCCACGGGATTACCTTTAACTGTACAAACAACACCGTTACCGGTGCTTAGCGATGATTCCGAATCCGTGCCACCTGCTTCCGATGAAGAGTTACGGCCTATTAACAATCCAGTGGTCACATTGCGCTATTCGGCGCAGGAGGTACTTGCCAACAAAGACTTCGCGGCCTGTAGTGCCGAAGAATTGGCCGAAGCACACCGTTTGATGACCCAAATCCGTTTCAGTGCTGCCACTCGACCGGCACGGCGTTTCCACCCCGACCTAGGTGGTCGCGGCCGCCTAGATTTGGAACACACGCTTCGAAAGGCACTGCGACAGGGCGGCGAAACGGTTTCGCTAGTGGGCCAAAGAAGTGGAGTTCGGCCCCGCCGGCTGGTCTTGTTAATCGATATCAGCGGTTCGATGGAGCCGTATGCTCGGTCCTTGCTTCGCTTCGTGCATGCGGCCGTCGTTGGTAGAACCAAAGTTGAAGCGTTCACCATGGCCACCCAGCTAACCAGGGTCACTCGCCAGCTTTCTTCCCGTGACCCCGACGAGGCTTTGGCTTTGGCCGCCGCCGAGGTTGAAGATTGGTCGGGCGGTACTCGCTTGGGTGAGATGCTCTTACACTTTAATAACCAATGGGGGGTGAGAGGTATGGCTCGCGGAGCAATCGTAACAATCTTGTCCGACGGTTGGGACCGTGGTGACCCCGAACTGTTGGCCGAACAAATGGCGCGTTTGGCGCGGGTTGCCCACCGAATTGTTTGGGTGAACCCGCTAAAAGCCTCACCGGGATACGAACCACTAGCTCGAGGCATGGCGGCTGCTTTACCGTTTGTTGACACCTTCATCGAAGGTCATTCCTTAAACGCCCTCGAATCGCTAGCCAAGGAGATAGCCGCATGA
- a CDS encoding MoxR family ATPase, translating into MTQVTDSLPVDFTAVTSPQEVQRALAQHDYLADEGLTTLVYLSLRLHRPLLLEGDAGVGKTEVAKTLARWSGSELIRLQCYEGIDLAQAAYEWDHARQLVHLRTAEAAGVATSVGVEELESQLYHERFLIRRPLLRALESVGQVPPVLLIDELDRADDEFEAFLLEFLSEFTVTIPELGPIGAKVPPVVVITSNRTRDLHDALKRRCLYHWVSHPSFEQEVQIVQLRAPEVSEALARQVAAMAEAVRGLGLYKPPGVAETIDWAQALHLLGETSLSMERANATLGTAIKYREDQERVRASGGMAALVADAIARAQAR; encoded by the coding sequence ATGACACAAGTCACCGACTCGTTACCAGTCGATTTCACCGCCGTCACTTCGCCACAAGAAGTTCAACGGGCGCTCGCCCAACATGACTATCTGGCTGATGAAGGCCTAACCACCCTGGTGTATCTGTCACTCCGGCTGCATCGACCATTGTTGCTAGAGGGTGACGCCGGCGTGGGTAAAACTGAAGTTGCTAAAACGCTGGCTCGCTGGAGCGGCAGCGAATTAATCCGGCTGCAATGCTATGAAGGTATCGATTTAGCCCAGGCGGCGTACGAGTGGGACCACGCCCGTCAGCTGGTTCACCTTCGCACGGCCGAAGCTGCGGGGGTAGCCACTTCGGTTGGTGTGGAAGAGCTTGAGAGCCAGCTCTACCACGAACGGTTCTTAATTCGACGACCCTTGTTGCGAGCCTTAGAGAGCGTCGGCCAGGTGCCTCCGGTGCTTTTAATCGATGAGCTTGACCGCGCCGATGACGAGTTTGAAGCATTTCTATTAGAGTTTTTATCCGAATTCACGGTCACCATTCCCGAACTCGGCCCGATTGGGGCGAAGGTGCCACCGGTGGTGGTTATAACGTCGAACCGCACCCGAGATTTGCATGATGCCTTGAAACGACGGTGCTTGTATCACTGGGTTTCCCATCCCAGTTTTGAACAAGAAGTCCAAATTGTGCAGCTGCGAGCGCCCGAGGTGAGTGAGGCCCTAGCTCGCCAGGTGGCTGCCATGGCCGAAGCGGTTCGAGGCCTGGGATTGTATAAACCACCCGGCGTGGCGGAAACCATCGACTGGGCTCAAGCACTACATCTTTTGGGTGAGACGTCGTTAAGCATGGAGCGTGCCAACGCCACGTTGGGAACCGCCATCAAATACCGTGAAGACCAAGAACGAGTTCGTGCTAGTGGCGGTATGGCAGCCTTGGTGGCCGATGCCATTGCTCGAGCGCAGGCACGCTAG
- a CDS encoding septum formation initiator family protein: protein MANNPDQKGSRRVLWVALVLVGVIAAFFLSTFPTRTWLDQRRDISSARQQRTELGEELAELNARVKALGDPAEIERIAREQYGFVRPGEEAYRVLPEPLPPMSIPSGWPFTDQPLEQTAK from the coding sequence ATGGCTAACAACCCCGACCAAAAAGGTTCGCGTCGGGTCCTGTGGGTCGCTTTGGTGCTAGTGGGTGTGATTGCTGCCTTCTTCCTCTCCACCTTCCCCACCCGGACCTGGCTCGATCAGCGTCGCGATATTTCCTCGGCACGCCAGCAACGTACCGAGCTTGGCGAAGAGCTGGCCGAGTTGAATGCCAGGGTTAAGGCACTGGGAGACCCCGCCGAGATCGAACGAATCGCACGCGAGCAGTACGGCTTCGTACGGCCAGGTGAAGAGGCTTATCGGGTCTTGCCCGAACCTCTGCCACCAATGTCTATTCCCTCGGGGTGGCCTTTCACCGATCAGCCCCTAGAACAGACCGCGAAATAG
- the eno gene encoding phosphopyruvate hydratase, which translates to MSAIDLVVGREVLDSRGNPTVEVEVILESGAHGHAMVPSGASTGAFEAVELRDGGDRYGGKGVLRAVDAINDEVYAALIEVDPLDQRAVDAALIDLDGTENKSRIGANATLGVSLAVAHAAAAEVGVPLYRYIGGTNAHVLPVPMMNVLNGGEHADNNVDVQEFMIMPVGAASFSEALRWGVETYHTLKRVLTDRGLSTAVGDEGGFAPNLATNEAAVQLLVEAIEAAGFTPGTDIAIALDPASTEFYRDGEYHLEGEGRTLSAQAMVEFWADWAERYPIVSIEDGLAEEDWEGWALLTQALGEKIQLVGDDLFVTNSRRLARGIEASVGNSILVKVNQIGTLTETLDAVALATRHSYSSVMSHRSGETEDATIADLAVATNCGQIKTGAPARSDRVAKYNQLLRIEEDLGNSARFWGSAALTPRHIPRHG; encoded by the coding sequence ATGAGCGCGATCGATCTGGTGGTTGGCCGAGAAGTGCTTGATTCTCGTGGGAATCCCACGGTTGAGGTGGAAGTAATTCTTGAGTCGGGGGCCCACGGCCATGCCATGGTACCTTCGGGGGCTTCTACCGGGGCGTTCGAAGCGGTGGAGCTGCGAGACGGTGGTGATCGTTACGGCGGCAAAGGAGTGTTGCGCGCCGTAGATGCCATCAACGATGAGGTTTACGCCGCTCTGATCGAGGTTGATCCTCTGGACCAGCGCGCCGTTGATGCCGCTTTGATCGATCTTGACGGCACCGAAAACAAGAGTCGTATTGGCGCCAACGCCACCTTAGGAGTTTCGCTCGCGGTGGCCCATGCGGCCGCGGCTGAGGTGGGTGTTCCCCTCTATCGCTACATTGGCGGGACCAATGCTCATGTTTTACCGGTCCCGATGATGAATGTTTTAAACGGGGGAGAGCACGCCGACAACAACGTTGACGTGCAAGAGTTCATGATCATGCCGGTGGGGGCAGCCTCATTTTCCGAGGCGCTGCGTTGGGGTGTTGAGACGTATCACACCTTGAAGCGGGTTCTTACCGACCGTGGGTTGTCAACCGCCGTTGGCGATGAGGGTGGTTTCGCCCCCAACCTCGCCACCAATGAAGCAGCAGTTCAGCTTCTGGTAGAGGCCATTGAAGCTGCGGGCTTCACCCCCGGTACCGACATCGCCATCGCTCTCGATCCAGCTTCCACCGAATTTTATCGTGACGGTGAATATCATCTTGAAGGCGAAGGCCGTACCTTAAGCGCGCAAGCCATGGTTGAGTTTTGGGCTGATTGGGCGGAACGGTACCCGATCGTCTCGATTGAAGATGGCCTGGCGGAAGAAGACTGGGAAGGCTGGGCCCTACTAACCCAGGCTTTGGGCGAAAAAATTCAGCTGGTGGGTGATGACCTGTTTGTAACCAATAGTCGTCGCTTGGCCCGCGGTATTGAGGCTTCGGTTGGTAACTCAATTTTGGTGAAGGTCAACCAAATTGGCACCCTGACCGAAACGCTCGACGCTGTGGCGCTAGCAACCAGGCATTCCTACAGTTCGGTCATGTCGCACCGTTCCGGCGAAACGGAAGATGCCACCATTGCCGATTTAGCTGTGGCCACCAACTGTGGCCAGATCAAGACCGGGGCCCCTGCTCGCAGCGACCGCGTAGCCAAATACAATCAGCTGCTTCGGATAGAAGAAGATCTGGGTAACAGCGCCCGATTCTGGGGTTCCGCAGCACTCACACCGCGTCATATTCCACGTCATGGCTAA
- a CDS encoding MazG nucleotide pyrophosphohydrolase domain-containing protein has product MTPQVVVIGLGPSDSRLVTTGTMERLATAKNLFVRTLRHPAASVLNGLDFVSFDSIYETAHTIEQVYEIIVESLVAEALSNGEICYVVPGSPVVAEHTVELLVADPRVSVELVPALSFIDLAWVRLGVDPIAQGAQVIDGQSFDEFLVTSGGPFLVSQCDTKAVLSDIKLCVDEPPTEPVVVLYHLGLDDEAVFEVAWTELDRSFEPDHLTSLWIPSLPPPSLWSVAEFTEVVAMLRDECVWDREQTHASLTPYLLEEVYEVLEVLDNVPMADARADQFDDFYSQLEEELGDLLYQIVFHTQIASEEGYFNLGDVASGISRKLKRRNPQIFGENIELFGDNTAAFTEVTAAGRGEVGEANAMSESDTVEAQEARWELLKQQEKQRASVFDGVVANLPALVLATQIETKAARAGLAPQELTDSTLASRLMALVVEAGQAGIDAEAALRQFVRQRESRYRQAEADRERRSDT; this is encoded by the coding sequence ATGACGCCGCAAGTGGTGGTGATCGGCCTTGGTCCAAGTGACTCTCGGCTTGTAACCACAGGTACCATGGAGCGGTTGGCAACCGCCAAAAACTTGTTTGTGCGAACCTTGCGCCACCCGGCAGCCAGTGTGCTTAACGGGCTCGATTTTGTCTCGTTTGATTCGATCTACGAGACGGCCCATACCATCGAGCAAGTCTACGAGATCATTGTGGAAAGCTTGGTAGCCGAGGCCTTATCGAATGGTGAAATCTGCTATGTGGTACCGGGTTCGCCGGTGGTTGCCGAACACACCGTCGAGCTATTGGTGGCCGATCCAAGAGTTTCGGTGGAACTGGTACCAGCGCTTTCCTTTATCGATTTAGCGTGGGTGCGCTTGGGCGTCGATCCAATCGCCCAAGGTGCCCAAGTAATTGACGGACAAAGTTTTGACGAATTTCTCGTCACATCAGGTGGGCCATTTTTAGTTTCCCAATGTGACACCAAAGCAGTCTTGAGTGACATCAAGCTCTGCGTGGATGAACCACCGACAGAACCGGTGGTGGTGTTGTATCACTTAGGTTTAGATGACGAAGCGGTATTCGAGGTGGCTTGGACCGAGCTCGATCGGAGCTTCGAACCTGACCATTTAACATCGCTTTGGATACCAAGCTTGCCACCACCAAGCCTGTGGTCGGTGGCTGAGTTCACCGAAGTGGTGGCCATGCTCCGAGACGAATGCGTTTGGGACCGTGAGCAAACGCACGCTTCGCTAACCCCGTATTTGCTTGAAGAGGTTTACGAGGTCTTAGAAGTTCTGGATAACGTGCCGATGGCCGATGCCCGGGCCGACCAATTCGATGATTTCTACAGCCAGCTGGAAGAGGAGCTGGGCGACCTTTTGTATCAAATCGTTTTTCATACCCAAATTGCCAGCGAAGAAGGTTATTTCAACCTCGGTGATGTGGCTAGTGGCATCAGCCGAAAGCTAAAGCGCCGCAACCCACAAATCTTTGGTGAAAACATCGAGCTATTTGGTGATAACACCGCCGCATTCACTGAAGTCACTGCCGCGGGACGAGGTGAGGTTGGTGAAGCGAATGCGATGTCAGAATCCGACACCGTGGAAGCCCAAGAGGCCCGCTGGGAGTTGCTTAAGCAGCAAGAAAAACAACGTGCAAGTGTCTTTGACGGAGTAGTGGCAAATCTTCCGGCCCTGGTCTTGGCTACCCAGATAGAGACCAAGGCCGCTCGGGCTGGTCTAGCACCCCAAGAATTAACCGATTCTACCTTGGCGTCGCGGCTGATGGCGTTGGTCGTGGAAGCCGGCCAAGCGGGTATCGATGCTGAGGCCGCGTTGCGTCAATTCGTCCGCCAGCGTGAGAGCCGGTATCGACAAGCAGAAGCTGACCGCGAGAGGCGTTCCGATACCTAG
- a CDS encoding peptidylprolyl isomerase, which yields MTRFRYFLALVLAPLLVLSACSSGGSSSAAATINGKEISDSDFRSMLEMFVEHPNYAEALIGQPASTSGSEAKVDSAFAAEVLGLVILFELIDQEAANRSLVVAETDLANVTESFPAEVMAILDEIPTKDSQQFIRWNAQLQLIRDHVTAELGGTDEPISDDAIKAFYDENQELFNDQVCAHHILVDTEDEALTLIDQLEADGDIEELARDFSTDPSAAQNGGDLGCSSPSRYVPEFADAISTGEVGAVLGPVQTDFGYHVIRVDSRGVSLEDATEDIRANLESQREAGPQAAFAEAIQNLVDASTITVNAKYGRWDASFGGVVPPEGPSVTPTSTSQDLLPLG from the coding sequence GTGACACGATTTCGATATTTCTTGGCTTTAGTCCTGGCCCCGCTGTTGGTGCTCTCGGCCTGCTCGAGCGGTGGTTCTTCTTCAGCCGCGGCCACCATCAACGGTAAAGAAATTTCTGACAGCGACTTCCGCTCCATGCTGGAAATGTTCGTTGAACACCCAAACTACGCCGAGGCCCTTATTGGCCAGCCAGCCTCAACCTCTGGGTCTGAGGCCAAGGTAGATAGTGCCTTCGCCGCTGAAGTTTTGGGGCTCGTCATCTTGTTCGAGCTAATTGATCAAGAGGCCGCCAACCGTTCACTAGTGGTGGCAGAAACTGATTTAGCCAACGTAACTGAAAGCTTTCCGGCTGAAGTGATGGCCATTTTGGATGAGATTCCGACGAAAGACTCCCAGCAGTTCATTCGTTGGAACGCCCAACTGCAGCTGATTCGTGACCATGTGACCGCCGAGCTTGGCGGCACCGATGAACCCATCAGCGACGATGCGATCAAAGCGTTTTACGATGAGAACCAAGAGCTCTTCAACGACCAGGTTTGCGCCCACCATATTTTGGTCGATACCGAAGATGAGGCGCTGACCCTGATCGACCAACTGGAAGCCGATGGCGATATTGAGGAACTAGCCCGCGACTTTTCCACCGATCCGAGTGCCGCCCAAAACGGCGGGGATTTGGGTTGCAGCTCGCCTAGTCGATACGTGCCAGAATTTGCGGACGCCATCAGCACCGGTGAGGTTGGTGCGGTGCTTGGTCCTGTGCAGACCGATTTCGGTTATCACGTGATTCGGGTGGATTCCCGTGGGGTGTCGCTTGAAGATGCTACCGAGGACATTCGGGCCAATCTAGAGTCACAGCGCGAGGCCGGGCCCCAGGCTGCTTTTGCCGAGGCCATCCAAAACCTGGTTGACGCCTCCACCATCACCGTGAACGCCAAGTACGGTCGTTGGGATGCCTCATTTGGGGGCGTGGTACCACCTGAAGGTCCATCCGTCACACCCACCAGCACCAGTCAAGATTTACTACCTCTCGGCTAG